The Chrysemys picta bellii isolate R12L10 chromosome 12, ASM1138683v2, whole genome shotgun sequence genome has a segment encoding these proteins:
- the AATK gene encoding serine/threonine-protein kinase LMTK1 isoform X3, with protein sequence MQFLEEAQPYRALQHTNLLQCLAQCAEVTPYLLVMEFCPLGDLKGYLRSCQVADSMAPDPLTLQRMACEVACGILHLHRNHYVHSDLALRNCLLTADLTVKVGDYGLARCKYKDDYFVTADQLWVPLRWIAPELIDEVHGNLLIVDQTKSSNVWSLGVTIWELFELGNQPYYRYSDRQVLTYAIKEQQLKLPKPQLKLLLSERWYEVMQFCWLQPEQRPTAEEVHLLLSYLCAKGATEAEEEFERRWNSMKPNSSSSSSHRGTEVSSFPLLEQFSAEGFHSDGDDVLTVMETSQGLNFEYKWEPSKAECFQVPTGALSPSSAAQYQDLYYPTGSTGRLSLGVSPSCYECKQQGCPSLHAPSVVPILGAHSPSLSSEYYIRIEGPSEGRTELDYAMCSYSPDCEYGSPAKGSRWQAKGGQDSGTYDSDNSPTVSLTMEPLLGHATLSEGSWEHPDYYPYQCHSKEPPYYQPSPGDGADHYLLEEEPLEASSKEWQVPSFQKNIFEDPLGISPSVNCAYGPPSYEEPHPAPLAGRLLECVGQKVAIRPQGSRLDCITLELGEESPCGSPQCGSREGASGLVPEDVSTAVQRQHWTSNSSANNNSSNCPPPPCEPPANDSWCYRHMITFRGLMAEPLDSVPRDEAQLRDALQARRSPLVKDLRLALQDQQPLTENHSFCLGPGQRRTLSNKEDSSSSSSSSSSSSPHWESHDSSAFDLLEDTALAGVSSSRRASGAALPTDSSVGASAQMCLDDPSTASRQAERGEGTHHAQMPQPRGMDPPGPVDMGHAEAGAACQLSESTTMPAEGTALPLSPGEWAVPYAHTEGHPCADCTQIPSEASEVAGQVPGDIAVESGKSITSDLDRTPDKTFSSTSFPDMDDCSDEDTAELTSGVFTDFSGDYVERVDVIPSFKSLQKQVGTPDSLESLDIPSTASSCEVFSPTSYVPSSQPKALDSGYDTENYESPEFVLKEPHEPREPETFTHLGKSPVGLAVGEGDGVASEMHLSSSFSAELHGLSEKNPYRDSAYFSDYDTDAERYLKEDEDSDGSEAQDREAGCLPLDAQDLGSAPSQNSDGEEPPQPRDTPDSPQGAACTMGTGASGVGFSMAGEVVSPGEGSAQAAHPEPELELELEGAARAEETAAGHSPDSDGSRDTTWDECSAIPSIPAESVPSKSFFLSPVVTSPEGPALLVLAKAGGEELRQEGLSGLLGEAVAPSSEPEGPEHPLEEPGVRVAPEGEAQEGPGRALAEELSLAQGRQLSLDLSLRQAQAELRPPGPERREEPEDEEEDTEDSDESDEELRCYNIQEQSEESEDEPAAVPIVVAESHSARNLRSLLKMPNLLSQTFCEDLERKKKAVSFYDDVTVYLFDQESPTRELSEQTFPEVTAPSLQPGQSNSTSPTSPVDRLSASDDSSDGNASEESGGFEWDDDFPLMPVKSSLMSSLTVTPVMPVSAIPSLPSLVPVQKQVLPIPFSRFTVSPAPVSRFSITHVSDADMESVGGSSEDGDRE encoded by the exons TCGCGCCCGAGCTCATCGACGAGGTGCACGGCAACCTGCtcatagtggatcagaccaaaTCCAGCAACGTCTG GTCTCTGGGCGTGACGATCTGGGAGCTGTTTGAGCTGGGCAACCAGCCCTACTACCGCTACTCCGACCGGCAGGTGCTCACCTACGCCATCAAGGAGCAGCAGCTCAAATTGCCCAAGCCCCAGCTGAAGCTGTTGCTGTCTGAGCGCTG GTACGAGGTAATGCAGTTCTGCTGGCTGCAGCCCGAGCAGAGGCCGACGGCGGAAGAGGTGCACCTGCTTCTCTCCTACCTGTGTGCCAAGGGGGCGACGGAGGCAGAGGAGGAGTTTGAGAGGCGCTGGAACTCCATGAAGCCCAacagcagctccagcagcagccaccgCGGCACCGAGGTCTCCTCCTTCCCGCTGCTGGAGCAGTTCTCTGCCGAAGGCTTCCACTCGGATGGGGACGACGTCCTGACTGTCATGGAGACCAGCCAGGGCCTCAACTTCGAGTACAAATGGGAGCCCAGCAAGGCTGAGTGCTTCCAGGTACCCAcgggggccctgagccccagcagtgCCGCCCAGTACCAGGACTTGTACTATCCCACCGGCTCCACGGGGCGGCTGAGCCTCGGCGTCTCGccgtcctgctatgagtgcaagCAGCAGGGCTGCCCAAGCCTGCACGCGCCCAGCGTGGTGCCCATCCTGGGGGCCCACAGCCCCTCGCTCAGCAGTGAGTACTACATCCGCATCGAAGGGCCCTCGGAGGGTCGCACCGAGCTGGACTACGCCATGTGCTCCTACAGCCCCGACTGTGAGTACGGCTCCCCGGCTAAGGGGTCCCGCTGGCAAGCCAAGGGGGGCCAGGACAGTGGCACATACGACTCAGATAACAGCCCCACTGTCTCCCTGACCATGGAACCCCTGCTGGGCCACGCCACGCTCAGCGAGGGCTCTTGGGAGCATCCCGATTACTACCCCTACCAGTGCCACAGCAAGGAGCCTCCGtactaccaaccgtccccaggcgatGGCGCCGACCACTacctgctggaggaggagccctTGGAGGCCAGCAGCAAGGAGTGGCAGGTCCCCAGCTTCCAGAAGAACATCTTTGAGGACCCTCTGGGCATCTCCCCATCAGTGAACTGTGCCTACGGCCCCCCCAGCTATGAggagccccacccagcccccttgGCAGGGAGGCTGCTGGAGTGTGTGGGGCAGAAGGTGGCCATCAggcctcagggctccaggctggactGCATCACCTTGGAGCTGGGCGAGGAGAGCCCGTGCGGCAGCCCCCAGTGCGGGAGCAGAGAGGGCGCGAGCGGGCTGGTCCCGGAGGATGTGAGCACAGCGGTGCAGAGGCAGCACTGGACGTCCAACAGCTCGGccaacaacaacagcagcaactGCCCTCCTCCACCCTGCGAGCCCCCTGCCAACGACAGCTGGTGTTACCGCCACATGATCACCTTCCGGGGACTCATGGCCGAGCCCCTGGACTCCGTGCCACGCGACGAGGCCCAGCTCAGGGACGCCTTGCAGGCGAGGAGGAGCCCGTTGGTCAAAGACTTGCGGCTAGCGCTGCAGGACCAGCAGCCCCTCACTGAGAACCATAGCTTCTGCTTGGGTCCCGGGCAGCGCAGGACCCTGAGCAACAAAGAggactcttcctcttcctcctcctcttcctcctcctcctccccccactgggAGAGCCATGACTCATCCGCTTTCGACCTTTTGGAAGACACCGCGCTGGCAGGCGTTTCCAGTTCACGACGTGCCTCCGGTGCAGCACTCCCTACAGACTCCTCGGTCGGAGCTTCAGCCCAGATGTGCCTGGATGATCCCAGCACAGCATCAAGACAAGccgagagaggggaggggactcACCATGCCCAAATGCCACAGCCAAGGGGTATGGATCCACCAGGCCCTGTTGATATGGGACATGCCGAGGCAGGGGCAGCTTGCCAGCTATCTGAGAGCACCACCATGCCGGCTGAGGGGACAGCCCTCCCGCTAAGTCCTGGGGAGTGGGCTGTCCCGTATGCCCACACAGAGGGCCACCCTTGTGCAGACTGCACCCAGATCCCTTCAGAGGCCTCTGAGGTAGCTGGCCAAGTGCCCGGAGACATTGCAGTGGAGAGTGGGAAGAGCATCACAAGTGACCTGGACCGGACCCCAGACAAGACCTTCTCCAGCACCAGCTTCCCTGACATGGATGACTGCAGCGATGAAGATACCGCGGAGCTCACGTCTGGTGTCTTCACCGACTTCTCCGGAGACTACGTGGAACGAGTGGACGTGATCCCATCCTTCAAGTCTCTCCAGAAGCAGGTGGGGACGCCGGACTCCCTGGAATCCCTCGACATCCCATCTACAGCCAGCTCGTGCGAAGTCTTCAGCCCCACCAGCTACGTCCCCTccagccagcccaaggccctggACAGCGGCTATGACACCGAGAACTATGAGTCCCCGGAGTTTGTCCTAAAGGAGCCGCATGAGCCCAGGGAGCCAGAGACTTTCACCCACCTGGGGAAGTCGCCCGTAGGTCTGGCGGTGGGTGAAGGGGACGGCGTGGCCTCAGAGATGCACCTCTCCTCATCCTTCAGTGCTGAGCTTCACGGCCTGAGTGAGAAGAACCCGTACCGCGACTCAGCCTACTTCTCAGACTACGACACCGATGCCGAGAGGTACCTCAAGGAGGATGAAGACAGCGATGGGTCTGAAGCCCAGGACAGGGAGGCGGGGTGCTTGCCGCTGGATGCGCAAGACCTGGGAAGTGCCCCGAGCCAAAACAGTGATGGGGAGGAGCCGCCCCAGCCCCGCGACACCCCTGACAGCCCTCAGGGAGCTGCTTGCACCATGGGGACTGGAGCTTCTGGTGTAGGCTTCTCAATGGCAGGTGAAGTGGTGAGTCCTGGGGAAGGGAGCGCCCAGGCTGCCCACCCAGAgccggagctggagctggagctggaaggTGCCGCCAGGGCTGAGGAGACAGCTGCAGGCCACAGTCCAGACTCGGACGGCTCCAGAGATACGACCTGGGACGAGTGCTCTGCCATCCCCAGCATCCCAGCAGAGTCTGTGCCATCCAAGTCCTTCTTCCTGTCTCCCGTGGTAACGAGCCCGGAGGGCCCAGCCCTGTTGGTCCTGGCCAAAGCTGGTGGAGAAGAACTCCGGCAGGAAGGGCTCTCAGGCCTGCTGGGTGAGGCTGTAGCTCCTAGCTCCGAGCCTGAGGGGCCGGAGCACCCATTAGAGGAGCCAGGGGTGCGAGTGGCCCCAGAAGGGGAAGCGCAGGAGGGTCCTGGCAGGGCCCTGGCAGAAGAGCTGTCACTAGCTCAGGGCCGGCAGTTGTCCCTGGATCTCTCCCTGCGGCAGGCCCAGGCGGAGCTGCGGCCACCCGGCCCCGAGCGGCGGGAGGAGCccgaggacgaggaggaggacaCCGAGGACAGCGACGAGTCGGACGAGGAGCTGCGCTGCTACAACATCCAGGAGCAGAGTGAGGAGAGCGAGGACGAGCCAGCCGCTGTGCCCATCGTGGTGGCTGAGAGCCACAGCGCCAGGAACCTGCGCAGCCTACTCAAGATGCCCAACCTGCTGTCCCAGACCTTCTGCGaggacctggagcggaagaagaaGGCCGTGTCTTTCTACGACGACGTCACCGTCTACCTCTTTGACCAG GAAAGTCCCACTCGGGAGCTCAGCGAACAGACGTTTCCAGAGGTCACGGCACCTTCGCTGCAGCCCGGGCAGAGCAACAGCACCAGCCCCACAAGCCCGGTGGACAGACTGAGCGCATCGGACGACTCCTCGGACGGCAATGCCTCTGAAGAGA GTGGTGGATTCGAGTGGGATGACGACTTTCCGCTCATGCCCGTGAAGTCATCGTTAATGTCCTCACTGACGGTGACGCCGGTGATGCCAGTCTCGGCCATCCCCAGCCTTCCCTCGCTGGTCCCAGTCCAGAAGCAGGTGCTGCCGATCCCGTTCTCCCGGTTCACCGTGTCTCCTGCGCCGGTGTCCAGGTTCTCCATCACACACGTCTCCGACGCGGACATGGAGTCCGTCGGAG GCAGCAGTGAAGACGGTGACAGAGAATGA